In Phacochoerus africanus isolate WHEZ1 chromosome 1, ROS_Pafr_v1, whole genome shotgun sequence, the following are encoded in one genomic region:
- the LAMP3 gene encoding lysosome-associated membrane glycoprotein 3 isoform X4 codes for MSWRLSAVLVSFVSLAVFLHYGHHMKAKVFPEITDSSSPTTAATVQATAEPSLWKPTNHTPHKTLAAKSTDGHVTSQIATTVTNSETLTTHTTITTLAATSLATTNSTPSTSPTTHTLVTTLATPNTSHIATPVTEAAVSPSAGLSSPLPTIIPPAHTTGTRSLTLSPTAGKTTQPSNQTTLPATLSTSPHNSTASQKPTHPTHIPGPTTGAHNTTKTASPATIAPRPTLAPQPSSAKTGIYQVLNGSKLCIKAEMGIELTVQDTQSVFSPQRYFNIDPNTTQASGNCGSRKSNLLLNFQGGFVNLTFTKDENSYYVSGVGAYLTVSNPVDECSSDYTIVLPVIGAIVLGLCAVGLIVYGIRLKRESSEYQRI; via the exons TGTTTTTGCATTACGGCCATCATATGAAAGCAAAAGTTTTTCCAGAAATCACAGACTCTTCTTCACCTACAACAGCAGCAACAGTACAGGCCACAGCAGAACCTTCTCTCTGGAAGCCAACTAACCACACGCCTCACAAAACTTTAGCAGCAAAGTCAACAGACGGTCATGTCACCTCTCAGATAGCTACCACAGTGACCAACTCTGAGaccctcaccacacacacaaccATAACAACTCTAGCAGCAACTTCCCTGGCAACTACAAACAGCACCCCATCTACCAGCCCAACAACCCACACCCTGGTCACAACCCTGGCCACACCCAACACATCACACATAGCTACTCCAGTCACTGAGGCTGCAGTCAGCCCCAGTGCAGGTCTCAGTTCACCGCTACCCACCATCATCCCACCAGCCCACACAACTGGAACCAGGTCATTAACCCTCAGCCCCACAGCTGGGAAAACCACTCAACCCAGTAACCAGACCACCCTTCCAGCAACTTTGTCCACCTCACCACACAACAGCACCGCCAGTCAGAAGCCTACTCACCCCACCCATATCCCAGGGCCAACTACAGGCGCACACAATACCACGAAAACGGCCTCCCCTGCCACCATAGCTCCCAGGCCCACCCTTGCACCTCAGCCATCATCAGCCAAGACTGGAATTTATCAAGTTCTAAATGGAAGCAAGCTCTGTATCAAAGCAGAGATGGGAATAGAGTTGACAGTTCAAGATACACAGTCG gttttttcaCCTCAGAGATACTTCAACATCGACCCCAATACAACCCAAGCCTCCGGAAACTGTGGCTCCCGAAAATCCAACCTTCTCTTGAATTTCCAGGGCGGATTTGTGAATCTCACATTTACCAAG GATGAAAACTCGTATTATGTCAGTGGAGTGGGAGCCTATCTGACCGTCTCAAATCCAG TGGACGAGTGTTCATCCGACTACACAATTGTGCTTCCTGTGATTGGGGCCATTGTGCTTGGtctctgtgctgtgggtttgattgTCTATGGAATCCGCCTAAAGCGTGAATCATCCGAATACCAGAGAATCTAA
- the LAMP3 gene encoding lysosome-associated membrane glycoprotein 3 isoform X2 yields MSWRLSAVLVSFVSLAVFLHYGHHMKAKVFPEITDSSSPTTAATVQATAEPSLWKPTNHTPHKTLAAKSTDGHVTSQIATTVTNSETLTTHTTITTLAATSLATTNSTPSTSPTTHTLVTTLATPNTSHIATPVTEAAVSPSAGLSSPLPTIIPPAHTTGTRSLTLSPTAGKTTQPSNQTTLPATLSTSPHNSTASQKPTHPTHIPGPTTGAHNTTKTASPATIAPRPTLAPQPSSAKTGIYQVLNGSKLCIKAEMGIELTVQDTQSVFSPQRYFNIDPNTTQASGNCGSRKSNLLLNFQGGFVNLTFTKDENSYYVSGVGAYLTVSNPEKVYQGMQNAVVMFETTIGHSFKCVSEQSIKLSTHLQLNTMNVQLQAFDFEDDHFGNVDECSSDYTIVLPVIGAIVLGLCAVGLIVYGIRLKRESSEYQRI; encoded by the exons TGTTTTTGCATTACGGCCATCATATGAAAGCAAAAGTTTTTCCAGAAATCACAGACTCTTCTTCACCTACAACAGCAGCAACAGTACAGGCCACAGCAGAACCTTCTCTCTGGAAGCCAACTAACCACACGCCTCACAAAACTTTAGCAGCAAAGTCAACAGACGGTCATGTCACCTCTCAGATAGCTACCACAGTGACCAACTCTGAGaccctcaccacacacacaaccATAACAACTCTAGCAGCAACTTCCCTGGCAACTACAAACAGCACCCCATCTACCAGCCCAACAACCCACACCCTGGTCACAACCCTGGCCACACCCAACACATCACACATAGCTACTCCAGTCACTGAGGCTGCAGTCAGCCCCAGTGCAGGTCTCAGTTCACCGCTACCCACCATCATCCCACCAGCCCACACAACTGGAACCAGGTCATTAACCCTCAGCCCCACAGCTGGGAAAACCACTCAACCCAGTAACCAGACCACCCTTCCAGCAACTTTGTCCACCTCACCACACAACAGCACCGCCAGTCAGAAGCCTACTCACCCCACCCATATCCCAGGGCCAACTACAGGCGCACACAATACCACGAAAACGGCCTCCCCTGCCACCATAGCTCCCAGGCCCACCCTTGCACCTCAGCCATCATCAGCCAAGACTGGAATTTATCAAGTTCTAAATGGAAGCAAGCTCTGTATCAAAGCAGAGATGGGAATAGAGTTGACAGTTCAAGATACACAGTCG gttttttcaCCTCAGAGATACTTCAACATCGACCCCAATACAACCCAAGCCTCCGGAAACTGTGGCTCCCGAAAATCCAACCTTCTCTTGAATTTCCAGGGCGGATTTGTGAATCTCACATTTACCAAG GATGAAAACTCGTATTATGTCAGTGGAGTGGGAGCCTATCTGACCGTCTCAAATCCAG AGAAAGTTTACCAAGGAATGCAAAATGCTGTGGTGATGTTTGAGACCACGATCGGGCACTCCTTCAAGTGCGTAAGTGAACAGAGTATCAAGCTGTCAACCCACCTTCAGCTGAACACAATGAACGTCCAGCTTCAGGCCTTTGATTTCGAAGACGACCACTTTGGAAATG TGGACGAGTGTTCATCCGACTACACAATTGTGCTTCCTGTGATTGGGGCCATTGTGCTTGGtctctgtgctgtgggtttgattgTCTATGGAATCCGCCTAAAGCGTGAATCATCCGAATACCAGAGAATCTAA
- the LAMP3 gene encoding lysosome-associated membrane glycoprotein 3 isoform X3, with protein sequence MSWRLSAVLVSFVSLAVFLHYGHHMKAKVFPEITDSSSPTTAATVQATAEPSLWKPTNHTPHKTLAAKSTDGHVTSQIATTVTNSETLTTHTTITTLAATSLATTNSTPSTSPTTHTLVTTLATPNTSHIATPVTEAAVSPSAGLSSPLPTIIPPAHTTGTRSLTLSPTAGKTTQPSNQTTLPATLSTSPHNSTASQKPTHPTHIPGPTTGAHNTTKTASPATIAPRPTLAPQPSSAKTGIYQVLNGSKLCIKAEMGIELTVQDTQSVFSPQRYFNIDPNTTQASGNCGSRKSNLLLNFQGGFVNLTFTKDENSYYVSGVGAYLTVSNPEKVYQGMQNAVVMFETTIGHSFKCVSEQSIKLSTHLQLNTMNVQLQAFDFEDDHFGNVLPFSIFNRKFMKVGNHCLSRTWTTFP encoded by the exons TGTTTTTGCATTACGGCCATCATATGAAAGCAAAAGTTTTTCCAGAAATCACAGACTCTTCTTCACCTACAACAGCAGCAACAGTACAGGCCACAGCAGAACCTTCTCTCTGGAAGCCAACTAACCACACGCCTCACAAAACTTTAGCAGCAAAGTCAACAGACGGTCATGTCACCTCTCAGATAGCTACCACAGTGACCAACTCTGAGaccctcaccacacacacaaccATAACAACTCTAGCAGCAACTTCCCTGGCAACTACAAACAGCACCCCATCTACCAGCCCAACAACCCACACCCTGGTCACAACCCTGGCCACACCCAACACATCACACATAGCTACTCCAGTCACTGAGGCTGCAGTCAGCCCCAGTGCAGGTCTCAGTTCACCGCTACCCACCATCATCCCACCAGCCCACACAACTGGAACCAGGTCATTAACCCTCAGCCCCACAGCTGGGAAAACCACTCAACCCAGTAACCAGACCACCCTTCCAGCAACTTTGTCCACCTCACCACACAACAGCACCGCCAGTCAGAAGCCTACTCACCCCACCCATATCCCAGGGCCAACTACAGGCGCACACAATACCACGAAAACGGCCTCCCCTGCCACCATAGCTCCCAGGCCCACCCTTGCACCTCAGCCATCATCAGCCAAGACTGGAATTTATCAAGTTCTAAATGGAAGCAAGCTCTGTATCAAAGCAGAGATGGGAATAGAGTTGACAGTTCAAGATACACAGTCG gttttttcaCCTCAGAGATACTTCAACATCGACCCCAATACAACCCAAGCCTCCGGAAACTGTGGCTCCCGAAAATCCAACCTTCTCTTGAATTTCCAGGGCGGATTTGTGAATCTCACATTTACCAAG GATGAAAACTCGTATTATGTCAGTGGAGTGGGAGCCTATCTGACCGTCTCAAATCCAG AGAAAGTTTACCAAGGAATGCAAAATGCTGTGGTGATGTTTGAGACCACGATCGGGCACTCCTTCAAGTGCGTAAGTGAACAGAGTATCAAGCTGTCAACCCACCTTCAGCTGAACACAATGAACGTCCAGCTTCAGGCCTTTGATTTCGAAGACGACCACTTTGGAAATG TGTTGCCATTCAGTATTTTTAACAGGAAGTTTATGAAAGTTGGCAACCACTGCTTATCTAGGACATGGACTACTTTCCCTTGA
- the LAMP3 gene encoding lysosome-associated membrane glycoprotein 3 isoform X1: MSWRLSAVLVSFVSLAVFLHYGHHMKAKVFPEITDSSSPTTAATVQATAEPSLWKPTNHTPHKTLAAKSTDGHVTSQIATTVTNSETLTTHTTITTLAATSLATTNSTPSTSPTTHTLVTTLATPNTSHIATPVTEAAVSPSAGLSSPLPTIIPPAHTTGTRSLTLSPTAGKTTQPSNQTTLPATLSTSPHNSTASQKPTHPTHIPGPTTGAHNTTKTASPATIAPRPTLAPQPSSAKTGIYQVLNGSKLCIKAEMGIELTVQDTQSVFSPQRYFNIDPNTTQASGNCGSRKSNLLLNFQGGFVNLTFTKDENSYYVSGVGAYLTVSNPEKVYQGMQNAVVMFETTIGHSFKCVSEQSIKLSTHLQLNTMNVQLQAFDFEDDHFGNADECFSDRNRREIPVAVGLSIAGLLGILLTACLVTRKRPSRGYERL, translated from the exons TGTTTTTGCATTACGGCCATCATATGAAAGCAAAAGTTTTTCCAGAAATCACAGACTCTTCTTCACCTACAACAGCAGCAACAGTACAGGCCACAGCAGAACCTTCTCTCTGGAAGCCAACTAACCACACGCCTCACAAAACTTTAGCAGCAAAGTCAACAGACGGTCATGTCACCTCTCAGATAGCTACCACAGTGACCAACTCTGAGaccctcaccacacacacaaccATAACAACTCTAGCAGCAACTTCCCTGGCAACTACAAACAGCACCCCATCTACCAGCCCAACAACCCACACCCTGGTCACAACCCTGGCCACACCCAACACATCACACATAGCTACTCCAGTCACTGAGGCTGCAGTCAGCCCCAGTGCAGGTCTCAGTTCACCGCTACCCACCATCATCCCACCAGCCCACACAACTGGAACCAGGTCATTAACCCTCAGCCCCACAGCTGGGAAAACCACTCAACCCAGTAACCAGACCACCCTTCCAGCAACTTTGTCCACCTCACCACACAACAGCACCGCCAGTCAGAAGCCTACTCACCCCACCCATATCCCAGGGCCAACTACAGGCGCACACAATACCACGAAAACGGCCTCCCCTGCCACCATAGCTCCCAGGCCCACCCTTGCACCTCAGCCATCATCAGCCAAGACTGGAATTTATCAAGTTCTAAATGGAAGCAAGCTCTGTATCAAAGCAGAGATGGGAATAGAGTTGACAGTTCAAGATACACAGTCG gttttttcaCCTCAGAGATACTTCAACATCGACCCCAATACAACCCAAGCCTCCGGAAACTGTGGCTCCCGAAAATCCAACCTTCTCTTGAATTTCCAGGGCGGATTTGTGAATCTCACATTTACCAAG GATGAAAACTCGTATTATGTCAGTGGAGTGGGAGCCTATCTGACCGTCTCAAATCCAG AGAAAGTTTACCAAGGAATGCAAAATGCTGTGGTGATGTTTGAGACCACGATCGGGCACTCCTTCAAGTGCGTAAGTGAACAGAGTATCAAGCTGTCAACCCACCTTCAGCTGAACACAATGAACGTCCAGCTTCAGGCCTTTGATTTCGAAGACGACCACTTTGGAAATG CAGATGAATGCTTCAGTGACAGAAACAGGAGAGAAATCCCCGTTGCCGTGGGCCTGAGTATCGCAGGACTGCTTGGCATTTTGCTAACAGCATGCCTGGTGACCAGAAAGAGGCCCAGTAGAGGATATGAACGCTTGTAA